A window of Candidatus Marinimicrobia bacterium CG08_land_8_20_14_0_20_45_22 genomic DNA:
TCTGCCCGACGACCCGCCGATGGATTTCGTCTTCGATGTGGAGCAGTCTTTGACGTTCGCTTTCTACCAAACGAGAAACCGGAATATGCGTCCATTTGGAGATGATTTCGGCAATATCTTCTTCGGTTACTTCTTCTCTTAACAAAGCACGACCGATCTGTTTTTGAATCAGCATCGCTTTCTCATTCTCAAGGTCACGGCTAAGTGCCGGTAATTCCGAGTGCTTGATCTGCGCCGCTCGCTCCCAGTTACCTTCACGTTCGACCTTTTCATCTTCAAGTTTCAACGTTTCGATTTTTTTCTTGAGTTCGTTGATTTGTCCAATGTGGCGTTTTTCCTCTTCCCAGTGACTTCTCAACGTGGCTGAAGTTTCTTTCTGTTGCGCCAGTTCTTTTTGGATTTTCTGATAACGTTCCTGCGACTCCGGAATATCTTTTTCCTTAGCCAATGCGCGGCTCTCGATTTCCATCTGACTGATTTTTCGTTCGACTTCATCCAATTCAGCAGGAAGCGAATCGATTTCCAGACGTAAACGGCTCGCCGCTTCGTCGATCAAATCGATCGCTTTGTCCGGTAAAAATCGATCAGTGATGTACCGATGTGAAAGTTCAACCGCCGCGATCAACGCCGCATCCTTAATCCGGATTCCATGATGAATTTCGTACTTTTCCTTAATTCCGCGCAAAATGGAGATGGAATCCTCAATAGAAGGTTCATCGACGAGAATCGGCTGGAATCGACGTTCCAGCGCCTTATCTTTTTCGATATATTTTCGGTATTCGTCTAATGTGGTGGCGCCGATGCAACGCATTTCGCCTCTCGCCAACGCCGGTTTCAGTAGATTTGACGCATCAACGGAACCTTCTGCCGCCCCAGCTCCGACGACTGTATGAATTTCATCAATAAAAAGAATGATACTTCCTTCCGCCTCAGTTATTTCGCGGATTACTGATTTCAGACGGTCTTCAAACTCGCCGCGATATTTCGCACCAGCAATCAATGCGCCCATATCCAACGCCATTACGCGTTTGCCTTTAATTCCTTCCGGAACGTCCTGATTGACAATTCTTAGCGCCAATCCTTCTACGATCGCCGTCTTGCCAACGCCCGGATCGCCGATCAATACCGGATTATTTTTCGTTCGGCGCGACAAGACCTGAAGCACGCGTCGAATTTCGTCTTCTCTGCCAATGACCGGATCGAGTTTTCCTTTTCTCGCCAAATCGTTTAAATCCCGGCAATAACGTTTCAGCGCCTGATATTTGTCCTCCGGAGTTTGATCTTTGATCTGTTGACTGCCTCGTATTTCCTTCAAAGATGACAAAAGCGTTTCTTGAGTAATGCCATTTTTCTTGAATAGCACTTTCAATTCGTCTTTGGCAGTTTCCTGTAAGGCTAAAATCAAATGCTCAATACTGATATATTCGTCCTGCAATTGTTTGGCAAATGCCTCTGCTGATCGAAACATCCGATCAGAAAGCGTGCTAATGTAAGGTTGACCAATAGCGCCGGTAACCTTGGGAAAACGCTCAATCATTCGTTCGATTTCTTCCTTGATCGGATCGATATTCCCAACAATTTTTTGTAAGACTGCTAAGCCGATATTGTCAGGAGTCGTGAGAACAGATGAAAAAAAATGGTCCGGCTGGATTTCCTGATTATTTGAATTAATTGCTATCTCGAAAGCGTTTTTTACAATTTCCTGCGCTTTAATCGTCAATTTATCAAATGAAATCATGTTTTTCCTCCTTTTTTCTAAAACGAATATGGAATCCCAAATTGGATTTGCCATAAATCTTGTTTCTCAGAGGGCCACATCGGATTGAGTTTCCTCGCATAGTCAATCCGAATCGG
This region includes:
- the clpB gene encoding ATP-dependent chaperone ClpB, giving the protein MSFDKLTIKAQEIVKNAFEIAINSNNQEIQPDHFFSSVLTTPDNIGLAVLQKIVGNIDPIKEEIERMIERFPKVTGAIGQPYISTLSDRMFRSAEAFAKQLQDEYISIEHLILALQETAKDELKVLFKKNGITQETLLSSLKEIRGSQQIKDQTPEDKYQALKRYCRDLNDLARKGKLDPVIGREDEIRRVLQVLSRRTKNNPVLIGDPGVGKTAIVEGLALRIVNQDVPEGIKGKRVMALDMGALIAGAKYRGEFEDRLKSVIREITEAEGSIILFIDEIHTVVGAGAAEGSVDASNLLKPALARGEMRCIGATTLDEYRKYIEKDKALERRFQPILVDEPSIEDSISILRGIKEKYEIHHGIRIKDAALIAAVELSHRYITDRFLPDKAIDLIDEAASRLRLEIDSLPAELDEVERKISQMEIESRALAKEKDIPESQERYQKIQKELAQQKETSATLRSHWEEEKRHIGQINELKKKIETLKLEDEKVEREGNWERAAQIKHSELPALSRDLENEKAMLIQKQIGRALLREEVTEEDIAEIISKWTHIPVSRLVESERQRLLHIEDEIHRRVVGQNEAVTAVANAVRRARAGLQDENRPLATFIFTGSTGVGKTETAKALAEVLFNDENAIIRIDMSEYMEKHSVSRLVGAPPGYVGYDEGGQLTEAVRRKPYSVILLDEIEKAHPDVFNILLQVLEDGRLTDNKGRVANFKNTIIIMTSNLGSQAIMGQTSGVTEENIGVIYATIQETVLSQLKQYLKPEFLNRVDEVIVFTPLLPSEIDQIVQRQFDRLSVRMKAMGIEAVLSKSVRSMIGQASWDPIYGARPVKRTLQKHILDPLAVMILEGKFGAGDTVHVDLKDGDIVFRKN